From the Spirochaetales bacterium genome, the window GCTGTGGGAGGGTTCCCCTGCTGTCGTGCAGATATGGAAAAAGGCGGGATTCAGTGTCATCCCCCTCGGGGTACCGGATATCCTTACCTCACTTCAAAGCGGGATGATAGACGGACTTGCTACATCTCCCCTTTCGGCCGCGGTGTACCAATGGTTTGCGGTGGCGGACAATATGACGGCGATAAATTGGGCACCCATGACTGCTGGTCTGTTGATCTCGAAATCGATCTGGCAAAAGATACCGGAAGATCTCAGACCGCAACTCAAAAAGTCTGCAAGAAATATTCTGCAGAAAGTGAATACACGGATGATCGAAGCGGACAACGAGGCGATCGCAATTATGCAACAGCACGGTTTAGTTGTTCAGGAAGTTACACCGGAAGACGAGGTGAAATGGGAAAAGCTTGTCGAAGAAAATTTCGAAAAGCTTATATCGACCGATTTCGGTGAGGAGGCCTATAACCTGGTCCTCACATACCTCGAAGAATATAGAAACCAGAAAAACAAGAGTTTTTCCATTGAAAATGAATGATTTCACCTTTTTTTTATCAACGCAAAAATATGCGGTTCGATAATCACCCGGGTTCGAAGGCCTTGAATCACGACAGGGTTCCGGCGGTAATCGAGGCAATCCCCCTATATACAGCCGTCATTCTTTTCCATTAAAAACGGCCGTACCGTCTACTCAAACCATACAGCCCTGACTTCCCGGCGTACCGGCAGGCGATAATAACGGTGAACGGGATATCCGAGTGTCATCACCCCTGCAATCAGCCTGTTTTCTGAAATATTGAGTCGCCTCATCACCCGCCTGTTTCGGTCGACCGCCATCATCGTAAATCCCATCCAGCAACTTCCCAATCCGAGTGAGTGTGCGGCAAGCATCCCGTAGGTAACCGAGATCGCGGGATCGACATACGACATACGCCCGGCATCCGGCACATGGACAAGGACGATCACCGGCGCTTGATAAAAGATCGGATCCCCACCGGCTTCATATTGATCAATAAGGGCTTCGAGTCCCAAAAGGGTACTGTGATCCGAAAGCAGTCGATACAGAGAACGGGGAACGAACGGCTTTAAAAGAATATGTATCTTCATCAATCGTCTGAACAAACGTAACGACGCGATCGTTTCATCCAGAAGCATCTTTTTGATTGTTTCCCTTTTGACCACCACATACTCGCACGGTTGCTCATTGTGTCCGCTCGGCGCATGCCTCATGACATCAAGTATCTTATCAATATCATGTTTCGGGATGTCCTTTTCCCGATATTTCCGCATAGAGCGTTTCGACAAAATAAAATCGAAAGCATGTTCAAACGACACGGCTCCATCCGTATACTCCCGTGCCTTCTCACGGTCGGAATACGTAATCGCATTCTCCGGACAAGCGGAAACGCAATGACCGCATCCCGTGCACCAACTGTTCGGATCGCGGTACGCTACCCCTTCTTTTCCATTGAGTGAATACAATCCTGCGACACACTCCCGGATGCAAATACCGCAGACGGAACATTTAGTCGTGTCGATTCCCGTAATTTTCATAATCACCTCCATATCTTTTATACCGACATTTTCTGAAAAACCGGTTCTATCCGGCTTCTTTTACCCTCACATTACTCGATATTGCCGACGGCTTCCGTTATCCACTACCAGCCTCTACCGTATGCCCGCTTCCGGGTCACGACAATACTAACTAGCCATTTAGTCTATTACTTTCCAAAAAAAATTACCCCTTCCCTTCTTCCATATTCCTGTGATGCCGTTCATGTGTCGCTTCCATGGCGGCATCGAAATACTTCGCCAGCTCTTCTTTTGTAATATGGAAATAATCACACCACTTCTCCTTGAAGACAATATAGCAGACAAACGGTATGACTCCGGTAAAAAACTCCGTCACATACATCTGTTGTTGTGTATAATGAGGTATATTAACCCGTTCCTTTATTTTATTGATCTTTTCATCATCGACATTGCCGCCCACATCGACAAGCTTGAATAACGGCACATCCCTGATATTACTTTTCAGCGATTCGGCGACAAGTATCTTCAAAATATCCCTGTTTGTTTCCAGATATGTTGAATATTCGGCATCGAACAGCCGTTTGTTCTCTTCCGCATTTTCCTTGAATCCCCCCCGTTCGATAAAACGTAAAAGCAACTCTGTCGATTCCCTGAAAAAAGTACTGAACAACTCATTCAACACTGCCTTTTTACTTTTAAAGTAATAATATATCAGTGCTTTATTGACTTTTGCCTTGCGGGCTATTTCATCCATACACGCACCGTCATACCCTTTTTCCGCAAACAGTCGCATTGCGGCGGTGAGAATACGATTTTTTGATTCCTCTTTATTCTTTCCCATACTAAAATTAACTAACCGTTTAATTAATTATAATATACACTTCTTCCCGGATCCTGTCAATAGAAAAATTGAGAATTTGTTCGGATAGATTCAAGCCTGTTTTGGAACAAGATTGATATTACCAATTTACACTTTTTTTACAAAGCTTTTACATCGGTGTGACATCGGTACATTGGTATTGCCTTATATTGTGAACAGGAGGACATTATGAAAAGAATATACAGGTATGCTTTTTTTGTAACCCTTGGCGTTTTTGTGATAACCATTTTGTTGTTGTTTGCCGATTTCACAACCGCGCGCGCGGACATTGAAGCAGGTATCGCGGCCGGCCATGACGGACCGGCGATCCAGCTTGCCGTACTCCTCGATACAAGCGGAAGTATGAGCGGGCTCATCGATCAGGCGAAAGCCTGTCTCTGGAACATCGTAAACGAATTGTCCGAGACACAAAAAGACGGAAAAACACCGGCATTATATGTTTCCCTCTACGAATACGGCAAACAATCAATATCCACATGGGAGGGGCACATCAGACAGATCGTCCCGTTAAGCCGCGATCTGGACCATATCTACGAAGAGCTTTTCAGGCTTACTACAAACGGAGGCGATGAATACTGCGGCATGGTAATCGAACGTGCACTTGCGGAACTGCCGTGGAGTGACAACGATGATGACTTGAAACTTATTTTCATAGCCGGCAATGAACCGTTCACCCAGGGAAGCGTTGATTATAAATCGGCCTGCGCCACCGCTTCAGAACGCGGTATTACCGTTAACACTATACATTGCGGTAACCGTGAAGAAGGAATCCGGGAATTCTGGTATGACGGTGCGGTCCGGGGGGGCGGACAATATATGACTATCGATCATAATCAGGTGGTCGTCGCTATCGATGCCCCGCAGGATGAGGAAATCGCCAGGCTGAATGAAGCGTTGAATAATACGTATATTCCATATGGAGAGGGGGGAGAGACGCTGATGGTCCGTCAGACAGCCCAGGATACAAACGCCCTGTCGGTGAACAACGAGAACCTTGTCAAACGTGCCGCGGCGAAATCCACGTCAAATTACCTGAACAGTTCATGGGATCTCGTCGACGCACTCCGGGATACTTCCGTCCAGTTAAAGGAAATTGCCGATAACGAACTTCCCGAACAAATGAGAACGATGACCCTTCATGAAAGGGAAGCATATATAAAGGCAAAAAGCGAGGAAAGGAACGAGATACAAAAGAAAATTCGTTTTTTATACAAGGAACGGGAAGCATATGTAAGGAAAACAAGCGGTGAACTGGAGAAAGACGACACATTGGGCAATGCCTTGATGAATGTACTCGAAGAACAGGCTGAAAAAAAGGGATATGCCATTAATAAATAACATGATATCGATTGTTGCTGAAGCCGGCATTTCGGGGCAGCGGAGACAGTCCGCTGCCCTGCCTGTCAAGGGGCTTTCCTGACTTATTTTTTTTTCACCTTAAAAAATAAATTCAAAGCAACGCGCAATTTTTTAGCGTTATAGAATATAAGAGAATAAAAACAATAAGGAGAGTCACATGATAAAGTCGGGTCTACATGAATTCCATTTTGTTATAACGGATTTAATGAAAGAGAAACTGCTAAACCTGAATTTGTTCGGCTCAAGGAGATCGTTATCCGGTGTGATTGCCGGGATCATATCTTTCGTCGATCCTTTGATCGTAAAGAAGCACAAATGGGGGAGGCAACGAATGAGCCGATATCAATCGGTCTCACACAATCCGGATGAAAGCCGGAAACACGTACATGCGTATTTCCCTGAGGATATGTATCGAAAGATAAAGCTGCTGCATGCTGATTTGAATTGTTTTAGTATCGCACAGTTGGTGAGGGGATTGTTGGAGTTGTTCTTGGTGATGGTGGAGAAATATGGAAATAAGGTGATCGAAGAATTTAAAAAAAGATTTAAGCAATGGAGAATTGAGGAGAAAAGTATACAGTCACGAAAGAATTTACGACAATTGTATAGGATAATTCAACATTTACCGGGTCGAAATAGGTTGATTTCCATGTATACGAGTCATTATTCACCTTTTTGGATACTTCGTCTTTAAAAAAACACTACCCAACCCCCTTTACACCCTCATACATCCCAGCCGGACAAAAGATAAAAACCGTGCATGATACATCGAATTAATCGACACATTAACCTCAAAGCCCGAAAAATTCTTTCCCCTGCCCCTCACGATGAGTGACTATTTACAGCAGCGTTATATCCTTATTTTCCTATACACCGGATTTTGTCATATAGCGATTTTATCACCGCCTCTATTTTGTCATTGATGTATACCGTACACTCCGTTACCATTCATTTCCCTGTCTCCCCTCTCTTGACATAACGACGAAGCTGGGTAATAGTTGTTATCATGGTTATCGTATTGGAACACGGCATTACTGAAAAAGATAAAAACTCGATAAAGAGTTTTCTCGAGAAAAAAGGGTTCATTATCCGGGAAATCGTAGGAGAAGAAGAGACTATTTTCGGCGCGGTGGGTGTCGTAAGCATCGATATAAGGGAGGTGGAGCTTCTTCCCGGTGTCTCACGTGTCATTCCCATATCGAAACCATATAAACTCGCATCACGGGAGTTTAAAAAAGACGATACGGTAATTCCCATCGGACCAATAAAGATCGGCGGAAAACGAATCGTTATCATAGCCGGCCCTTGCGCGGTCGAGTCCCGCGAACAGATACTCGAAACCGCCCATTGCGTCAAGGAATCCGGTGCCGTGATACTCAGAGGCGGTGCATATAAGCCCCGTTCTTCACCATACGCCTTCCAGGGCCTTGCCGAAACCGGCTTGAAATACCTAAAGGAGGCCGGCGAGGCAACCGGCATGCCGGTTATCTCGGAGATTGTTTCACATGAACAAGTCGAATTGATGAAGGAATATGCCGATATCATCCAGGTTGGCGCGCGTAATATGCAGAACTTCGAGTTATTGAAACGCCTCGGGTCGATCAACAAACCGATCATGATAAAACGCGGTTTTGCCGCGACCATCCAGGAACTCCTCATGTCAGCCGAATACCTCCTTGCCCATGGGGGGGAAGAAGTGATTCTCTGCGAGCGGGGAATCCGTACTTTTGA encodes:
- the dctP gene encoding TRAP transporter substrate-binding protein DctP translates to MQSKKQLLIVLFVIIASWTGLYGITIKLGSLAPANSLWDKSLKELAAEWSRLSNGKVVLKIYPGGIAGDEDVMIRKIKLRQLHAAAITCIGINKIEKGILSISVPMLIRTEDELFYILERMTPYLEKELEKKQFIAIGFTFAGWVHFFTRNPVRTPEDLKNQKMWLWEGSPAVVQIWKKAGFSVIPLGVPDILTSLQSGMIDGLATSPLSAAVYQWFAVADNMTAINWAPMTAGLLISKSIWQKIPEDLRPQLKKSARNILQKVNTRMIEADNEAIAIMQQHGLVVQEVTPEDEVKWEKLVEENFEKLISTDFGEEAYNLVLTYLEEYRNQKNKSFSIENE
- a CDS encoding TetR/AcrR family transcriptional regulator, translating into MGKNKEESKNRILTAAMRLFAEKGYDGACMDEIARKAKVNKALIYYYFKSKKAVLNELFSTFFRESTELLLRFIERGGFKENAEENKRLFDAEYSTYLETNRDILKILVAESLKSNIRDVPLFKLVDVGGNVDDEKINKIKERVNIPHYTQQQMYVTEFFTGVIPFVCYIVFKEKWCDYFHITKEELAKYFDAAMEATHERHHRNMEEGKG
- a CDS encoding VWA domain-containing protein, with product MKRIYRYAFFVTLGVFVITILLLFADFTTARADIEAGIAAGHDGPAIQLAVLLDTSGSMSGLIDQAKACLWNIVNELSETQKDGKTPALYVSLYEYGKQSISTWEGHIRQIVPLSRDLDHIYEELFRLTTNGGDEYCGMVIERALAELPWSDNDDDLKLIFIAGNEPFTQGSVDYKSACATASERGITVNTIHCGNREEGIREFWYDGAVRGGGQYMTIDHNQVVVAIDAPQDEEIARLNEALNNTYIPYGEGGETLMVRQTAQDTNALSVNNENLVKRAAAKSTSNYLNSSWDLVDALRDTSVQLKEIADNELPEQMRTMTLHEREAYIKAKSEERNEIQKKIRFLYKEREAYVRKTSGELEKDDTLGNALMNVLEEQAEKKGYAINK
- a CDS encoding nitroreductase family protein — its product is MKITGIDTTKCSVCGICIRECVAGLYSLNGKEGVAYRDPNSWCTGCGHCVSACPENAITYSDREKAREYTDGAVSFEHAFDFILSKRSMRKYREKDIPKHDIDKILDVMRHAPSGHNEQPCEYVVVKRETIKKMLLDETIASLRLFRRLMKIHILLKPFVPRSLYRLLSDHSTLLGLEALIDQYEAGGDPIFYQAPVIVLVHVPDAGRMSYVDPAISVTYGMLAAHSLGLGSCWMGFTMMAVDRNRRVMRRLNISENRLIAGVMTLGYPVHRYYRLPVRREVRAVWFE